TGCGGTCGATCGACTCGTACCTGCAGCTCGAGCGGGCGCGCTTCGGCGAGCGCCTGGCGGTCACGCTGCGCATCGCGCCGGAGGTGTTGCCGACGGTGATCCCATTTTTGAGCCTGCAGCCGCTCGTCGAGAACGCCGTGCGGCACGGGCTCGAGCCGCTCGAGCGCGGCGGCACCATCACGATCACGGCCGACGCGGCGGGCGCCTTCACCGAGATTCGCATCGACGACGACGGGGCGGGCACCGACCCGGAGGCGCTGCGGGCCGCGCTCGCAGGCCGGCCCACGGTCGACCACGTGGGCCTCCGCAACGTCGACGCGCGCCTGCGCCAGGTGTACGGCGACGACTGCGGGCTCGTCGTCGAGACGCAGGTCGGCGCCGGCACCGAGGTGCTGATGCGGGTGCCGCGCTCGCAGCCCGAGAACGACCCGCAGGCGGTGCGGCGATGACGGAACCCCTGCGCCTGCTCGTCGCCGACGACGAGCGACCCGCCCTCGACGAGCTGCTCGCGCTGCTCGGCGCCGACCCCCGCGTCGGCGAGCTCGTTCCCGCCTCCACCGGGTCGGAGGCCCTGCGCATCCTCAGCGACGACCCGGCGATCGACGCGGCGCTGCTCGACATCCACATGCCGGGGCTGTCGGGCCTCGACCTGGCCCGCGCCCTCACCCGCTTCGAGCGCCGACCGCCCGTCGTGTTCGTGACCGCCGACGACGAGAGCGCCGTCGACGCCTTCGACCTCGAGGCGGTCGACTACGTGCTGAAGCCGGTGCGCGCGGAGCGCCTCGCCCGCGCGGTCGGCCGCCTCGTCGACGCCGTCGCGGATGCTCGGGGAGCGCCCCTGACGGCGCCGACGGCCGTTCTCGGGGCCGGCCCCGAGCATCCCGCCGACGACCTGATCGCGGTGACGCTCGGGTCGACGACGCGAATGGTGCGGCGCGACGCGATTCAGTACGCGGAGGCGCAGGGCGACTACGTGCGGCTGCACACGGCCGACGGAGGCTTCCTCGTGCGGGTTCCACTCGGCGATCTGGAGCAGCGCTGGGCGGGCGCCGGCTTCGTGCGCGTGCACCGCTCGTACCTCGTCGCGCTTGCGCACGTGACGCGGCTGCAGCTCGCCGGCTCGGGGCCGACCGTGACGGTGGGGGCGACCGCGCTGCCGGTGAGTCGGCGACTGCTGCCGGGGCTGCGCGAGCGGCTCGACGAGCTGACGGTGCGGCGCTCGTGAACGCCCGCCCAGCGCGCGTGCGCGTCACCGCCCCGAGGCCCGGCGAACCGCTGCACGCGGTGGCTGCCGACGAGGTGGGACCGGCCCCGGACAGCGCCGAACGGGTGCTCGTGTCGACGCTGATCCGCAGCCAGCTGCGGCTGGCGATCCTGTGCGCCCTCGGATTCGCCGGTGCGCTGGCCGCGGTCGCCGCCGTTGCGGCACTGCCCGCGCTGAGCGCGGCCGACGCCCCGACGGTCGCGGGCGTCCCCGTCGGCTGGCTCGTCCTGGCGTTCGGCGCCTACCCACCGCTCGTGGCGATCGCCGCCCTCGCCGTGACCGCGGCGAACCGCGCCGAAGACCAGTATCGGGCGCTGGCCGAGCGCGACGGGGAGGATCCGTGACCGGCGCGACCGCGATCATCCTCGGAGCGGTGAGCGTCGTCGCCGCGCCCGCGAGCGGCGCGACCCCCGCCGCGTTCGGCTACTCGGCGATCGTCATCGTGACCCTGCTGACCGTGCTCGTCGGCGCGCTCGCGGTGCGGCTGTCGCGCACGACGAGCGACTTCTACGTCGCCTCGCGCACGGTGCCGCCGTGGCTCAACGCGTCGGCGATCGGCGGCGAATACCTCTCGGCGGCGAGTGTCTTGGGAGTGGCCGGGCTGATCCTGCTGCAGGGCGCGGCGGGGCTGTGGTTCCCGATCGGATACGCGGCGGGGTACCTCATGTTGCTGCTGTTCGTCGCCGCCCCGCTGCGCCGCTCGGGCGCGTACACGGTGCCCGACTTCACGGGCGCGCGGCTGCGATCGCGCTCGGTGCGCCGGGCGACGAGCGTGCTCGTCATCGTGATCGGCTGGTTCTACATCGTGCCCCAACTGCAGGGCGCCGCGCTCACCGTGTCGATCGCGACGGGCCTGCCGCCGTGGGCGGGGTCGGTCGCGGTCGCCGTCATCGTCGGCGTAATCGTCGCCGCCGGGGGCATGCGGTCGATCACCTTTGTGCAGGCGTTCCAGTTCTGGCTGAAGCTGACGGCGGTGGCCGTACCGGCTGTCGTGATGCTCGTCGTGGTCGGCGGCCGCGACCTGGGGGCGGCGGCCGCGACGGCCTTCCCGGCGGCGCTCGGCCCCGCCGCCGTCGACCCGTACGCGACCGCGTCGCTCGCGCTCGCCCTCCTGCTCGGCACCCTCGGCCTGCCCCACGTGCTCGTGCGCTTCACGACGAACCCCGACGGCGCCGCCGCGCGCCGCACCACCCTCATCACGGTCATCCTGCTGGTCGCGTTCTACGTCTTCCCCACCACCATCGGGATGCTCGGGCGCGCCTTCGCCCCCGACCTCGCGACGGCGGGCTCCGCCGACTCGGTCGCGCTCGTGTTGCCCGGGCGCCTCGTCGACGGGCTCGCCGGCGAGTTGCTGGGCGCGCTCATCGTCGCCGGCGCGTTTGGCGCGTTCCTGTCGACCTCCTCCGGGCTCGTCGTGTCACTCGCCGGGGTCATCAGTCAGGAGGTCGCGGGCGGCACGGTGCGCGGGTTCCGCGTGGCGGCGCTCGCCTCGACGCTCGTGCCGCTCCTCGTCGTACTGCTCATCGAGCCGGCCGGGCTCGCCGGCAGCGTGGGGCTCGTCTTCGCCTTCACCGCCTCGACGCTGAGCCCGCTGCTCGTGCTCGGGGTGTGGTGGCGGGGGCTCACCGCGCGCGGCGCGCTCGCCGGCATGCTGACCGGAGCCGTCTCATGCGCACTGGCGGTGGGGCTCGGGGTGCTGCGCGTACCGGGGGCCCGCGGCTCGGGTGACGCGGGCACCGGCGGTGCGCTGGCGGAGGCCGCCCCGCTCGCCGCGGACTGGGCGCCGTGGCTGCAGTCGGCGCTGGCCACCCCGGCGGCGTGGACGATCCCCCTCGCCGTGCTCGTCACCGTGCTCGTCTCGCGCTTCGGCGGCGGAGCCCCTCCCGCCGACGTCGACCGCATCCTCGCCCGCCTGCACCTGCCCGAGCGCCGGCGCCCCGAGGCGCGCTGAGTGCCCGCGTCGCCGTCCTGCGCGACGCGCCCCGCGCATCCCGAATTCAGCGTGGCCGGCGCGGCAGCCGCAGGCGGCGCTGCGCCAGCAGAATGCCGAGGAAGATCAGCGCGGCGCCGACCGGCTCGTTCCACACGAGCACCTCGCCGAGCACGAGAATGCCGAGCGCGACGCCGACGACCGGCGAGATATAAGTGACGGTCGCCGCACGGGTGGCGCCCCAGGCGCGCACGACGTTCTGGTTCCACGCGTAGGCGAGGCCGGTGCCGAAGACGCCGAGCAGCACGATGCTGCCGACGATCCAGATGTCGAGTGTGATCGGGTCGGTGCCGATGATCGGAGTAAGCGCGAGCATGATGACAGCGGCAATGCCGACGTTGAGCAGTGCGAGCATGACGCCGCTCAGCCCCGTGCCCTGCAAGAACCGACGCAGGTAGGCGAGGCTGAAGCCGTAGCAGGCGGTCGCGCCGAGCAGCGCCAGCTGCGGCACGACCCCGCCGCGCAGGTCGACGCCCGCCCACGGCGCGATGATGACGAGCACCCCGGCGAGGCCCACCACCAGCCCGAGGATCTGCTCGCGCGTGAGCCGCTCCACCCGGATGACGAGCCCGGCCATAAGCGCCGTCATCAGCGGAGTCGTCGCGTTGTACACGCTCGCGAGTCCGCTCGACACCGACTGCTGCGCCCAGCCGAACAAGAGGTACGGGAAGACGCACAGCGTCAGTGCCACCACCGTCATGTGGGCCCAGATGCGCCACTCGCGGGGAAGTTTCTCGCGCGTGACGAGCACGATGATCCCCAGGGTGAGGGCGCCGAACACGGTGCGTCCGGTCGCGATCTGGGCGGGGCTCAGCCCCTCGAGCCCGACCGCGATGAACAGGAAGCTGGCGCCCCACACGACGCCCGCGGCCGTGAACTGCAGCGCGATGCGCAGGTCACCGGATGCTCGCCCACCGCCCGTCGGCTGCGCAGGCAATGCGGGCTCGGCCGGTCCGAGCGCGCCCGCCGCCGTCGCCGGTGCCGGAAGCCGCTCGGCCTCGTCGCCGTCGCCTCCGCCGGCCGCACGTTCGTCGCTCACGAGCCGACACTACTGCCGCCGGCCGCCCTCCCCGCACCGCTCGGGTGCGCACGCGGCCGCGACGTCCGAAACCCGCGCCCGCGGTCGCGGCCCGCACCGGGGCCGTGTTCCGGCGGTGACCGGGGCTGTGACGGGGGCGGCGCCCGAAGCCGTGACCGGCGCCCGTGACGGGGGCCGTGACGTTTCTCAGGAGTTCAGGCCCCGCGGCCCCCAGAATTCGCGGCAACCGGGCCGCGTCGCACCCTCTACTCCTGAGAAACGTCACGCGCGCCCCCGCAGCGCGCGCCGACACCGCTCTCGACTCAGCGGCCGACGGCCCACCGTTCCCGAGAACGGGTACGCGGCCTACTCAGCGTGCGGCGTCTGCCCGGCGATCTGCTCGTGGTGGTGAATCACCTCGGCGACGATGAACGTCAGAAACTTTTCGGCGAAGGCCGGGTCGAGCTCTGCCGCTTCGGCGAGCGCCCGCAGCCGCGCGATCTGCACGCGCTCACGCTCGGGGTCGCTCGGAGCCATGCCGGTCGCCGCCTTGAGGCGGCCGACGGCCTGCGTGCACTTGAACCGCTCGGCGAGCAGGTGCACGAGGGCAGCGTCGATGTTGTCGATGCTTTTGCGCAGCGAGGCGAGCTCTGTGCGGGCGGCGTCGTCCATACACCGAGCCTAATCGTCTCTACCGGGCGGGCGGCACTGTCCGGAAGCCGATCACCTTGTGCGTCCCATCGCAGTACGGCCGGATGCTCGACGCCCCACACCGACACAGCGCCACGACGCGTCGCTGGTCACGCTGCGCACCCCCGCCGGGGTTGTCCGCGTCGTCGACGTCGAGGGTGATGTCGCCCCGCACGAGGAAGGGACCGTTGGGGCAGGCGAAGACCTCAACGGCCTCGTCGCTCATGCGGCGAGCTCCGCGCCCGTGCCTGCGTATCGCCGCGAGCGACGAAAGTGGGGCGGGCACTGCGCGTCCCGGCTTCGCCGCGGCTCAGGCACCGCGGCTCGTCTTCCGCCGCGTCGACGGGATGCGCCGCTTCGGCACGCTGATCGTCGCGCGGTGGATGCGCGGCGCCGGCCGCAGACCGCTGCGCCCGTCCTGCCACGCCGCGAGCATGTGCTCGGATGCCCAGCCGTCGACGGCCAGGCAGGCTGCGGCGCCGAACAGCACGTCGGCCGCGAGCTCGGGCTCGGCCTCGACGAGGCCGCCGGCGAGGTCGCGGCCGGCGATCTGCTCGTGCACTGCGTCGGCTTCGACGTGCTCGTCGAAGTAGTCGACGACGTCGTCGCCGTAGCCGAGGCGTCGCAGCCCGGCGGCGATGCGCTGGTTCGGCAGTGACGAGGTCATCTCGAACGCGGCGAGGTGGCCGGCGATGGCACCGCGCAGGCGCCGGTGCAGGCCGAACAGGCTCATCGTGTTGACGGAGGTGAGGATGCGCGCATCCACCTGGTCGAGGTAGTGCCCGTACTGCGTCTCCAGCCCGGCACCCCGCATGGCCCGCGCGTACAGCACGGCGTGCATGCGGTCGACGCGGCCCGCGCCGTACTCGTCGGACTGCACTTCAACGAGCGCCGACTTGGCGCGTCCGCTCAACCGCGGGATCGCCCAGCTGTGCGGGTCGGCCTCCTTCAGCGTGTAGATGGAGCGGGCGATGAACAGTTCGCGCACCTGGTCGTGGGTTGCCTCCGTGCGCACGTAGTGGCTGAGCCCCGGTTCGTCGCCTTCGGCGGTGAGGGCGAACAACGTCTGGGCGATTGTCTCGACGCGCTCGCGCAACGCCGCCTCGAAGCCGGCCTCGATGCTAGCCCGGCAGGCGAGCAGCGCGGGATCCCACTCCCACCGCTCGTCGACGCCGGCGATACCGCCGTAGTGCAGCTCGTAGAGCACGAAGAGGCTCAACTGCAGGTCGCCGTCGACGAGGATGTCGCCGCTGGCGCCGACGGCGCGGTCGATTTGCTCGGGAAGGTCGGAGACGATCGGCGGGGCGCCGACGGGCGAGCCGATAACAGCGAAGAGGGCGGCGCTGACGGGGCCGCGCGGCAGGGGGAGGCGCATGGGCTGCCGCGTGGCGACAGCACTGACGGGTGTTTCCGCGGCGCTCAGGCCGGCGTCGTCGTGGGTGTCGGGCGTGGCCGGCTCGCCCTGGTCGTGCTGGGGGCGACCCTACGCCCCGGCACGGGCCGAACGAGGGGGGGGTTGACACGACCCCCTCGGGTGCACTCTGCTCGGTGACCATGTATTCCGATTCCGCTCTGCCGTCTGCGGCCGACACGGGTCCGACCGAGGTGGCGCGCGGCGGCTCCGACCGCCCGATCGCCGACCTGTCGATCGTGATTCCGGTGCGCGACGACGCCGAGTTCCTCTCCCGCTGTCTGGACGCGCTCGCCGCGCAGACGGTCGGCCCGCGCGAGGTGATCGTGGTCGATAACGACAGCTCCGATTCGACCGCCGTGGTCGCCCAGCAGGCGGGCGCGCGCGTGATCACGCAGACCGAGGTGGGCATCCCGATCTCGAGCGCGACCGGCTACGACGCCGCCTCGGGCCGCTTCATTGCACGGCTCGACGCCGACAGCGTGCCGCACGAGCGCTGGATCGAGAACGTCGTCGGGGTGTTCGCCGAGCATCCCGAGGCGGTTGCGGTCACGGGCTCTGGCGTGCTCGAGACGGAGGACGGTGAGCAGCGCCCGCACGCGAGCCGCGCCTACCTCGACCCCTACTTCGCACTCGTGCGCCTCGCCCTCGCCCACGAGCCGGTGTTCGGTTCGGCGATGGCGATCCGACGCTGGGCGTGGGAGCGCATCAGCGGCGAGGTGTGCCGCCACGACGCGACGGTCCACGACGACATGGATCTGAGCATCCATCTCCCGCCGCAGGCGGTTGTGGTTCGGGATGCGCGGCTCACGATCGCGGTCTCGGCTCGCCCGATGGATTCCAAGCGTTCGATGGCCTACCGCGTGTGGCGCGGCGTCTACTCGTTGGCGAAGCACTACCCGCAGGAGTTGCCGCTCAACCGGTGGATGCGTCGGGCCCGAGTGCACTACCGCGCGCGAACCGCCGAACCCTCGCGCTAGTCGAGCAGGTCGTGCCGCACGACGATCGCGTCGCGGCCCGGGCCGACGCCGATGGCGGAGATGCGCGCGCCGCTCATCGCCTCGATGGCGAGCACATACTTCTGCGCGTTCTCGGGCAGGTCCTCAAACGTCCGCGCACCGGTGATGTCTTCCGACCAGCCGGGGAACTCTTCGTAGATCGGCGTCGCGTGGTGGAAGTCGCTCTGCGACACGGGCACTTCGTCGAACCGCTCGCCGTCGACCTCGTAGGCCACGCACACGGGGATGCGCTCGAGCCCGGTCAGCACGTCGAGCTTCGTCATGACGAAGTCGGTGACGCCGTTGATGCGCGCCGTGTAGCGGGCGATGGGGGCGTCGTACCAGCCGCAGCGGCGCGGGCGGCCGGTCGTCGTGCCGAACTCGAAGCCGGTCTTCCGCAGGAACTCGCCCGACTCGTCGAAGAGCTCGGTCGGGAAGGGCCCGGCGCCGACGCGGGTCGTATATGCCTTGACGATGCCGATGACGCGATCGATGCGGTTCGGGCCGATGCCGGCGCCGGTGGCGGCGCCGCCGGCGGTCGCGTTCGAGGAAGTGACGAACGGATACGTGCCGTGGTCAACATCCAGCATGGTGGCCTGACCGCCCTCGAACAGCACCGTCTCACCGCGCTCGAGCGCCTCGTGCAGCACGAGCGCCGTGTCGGCGACCATGGGGCGCAGGCGTTCGGCGTACGACAGCAGGTCGTCGACGATCTCGTCGACGGTAATCGCGCGGCGGTTGAACACCTTCACGAGCAGGTGGTTCTTCTGGTCGAGGGCCGCCTCGACCTTCTGACGAAGGATGTTCTCGTCGAACAGATCCTGAATGCGGATGCCCACCCGGTTGATCTTGTCGGCGTACGTCGGCCCGATGCCCCGCCCCGTCGTGCCGATCTGGCGCTTGCCGAGGAAGCGCTCGGTCACCTTGTCGAGGGTGCGGTGGTAGTGCGTGATGACGTGCGCGTTCGCGCTGATGAGCAGCTTCGAGACGTCGACGCCGCGGGCGCTGAGCGCCTCGAGCTCGCCGAAGAGCACCTCGATGTCGATGACGACGCCGTTCGCGATGACCGGGGTGACCCCGTCGGTGAGGATGCCGCTCGGCAGCAGGTGCAGCGCGTACTTCTCGTCGCCGACGACGACGGTGTGGCCGGCGTTGTTGCCGCCGTTGAACTTGACGACGTAGTCGATGCGCCCGGCGAGCAGGTCGGTGGCCTTGCCCTTTCCTTCATCGCCCCACTGGGCGCCGATGATGACAGCGGCAGGCATGGCTGGTCCCTTTCAATAGACGGGGATGACTCCTGAGTCTATCGGGGATGCTCGGGGCGATTCAGGCGGAGGGCGGTCGCTCGCGCCGATCAGCCCTCGACCCACTGCCCGCGGGCGGGCGCCGGGTTGGCGCGCGCGAGGCTGCCGGGCTCGAGGCCGAGGCGCTGCTCGGCGGCGGCGAACACGATCGCGTTGGCCTCGTCGACGTCGACGATGCCCATGGCGTGGTGCTGCACGGCGACGCCGTCCGCGATGGCGGTGAGCATCCGAGCATCCTCGTCGGGGTTGTCGCTCGTCGCGGCGCCGGCGGCGACCGCGCGCGCGATCTGATCAGCGAGGATGCGCTCACAGTCGCGGTGGTGCCGGTCGAGCGCAGCGGCCAGCGCGGGAGTTCGTGGGGCCTCACTCCACGCGTCGATCCACACCAGGTAGTGGTTCTCGGGGGTGGCCGACAGCCAGCCGGCGAGGGCGGCGACCGGCTCGAGGCCGTCGAGCAGCGCGTGGTCGCTCGCGAGCTCGGCGGTCACGGCGTAGTCGAAGGCGGCGGCGACGAGCTCGTCACGCCCCGCGAAGTAGTGGCGAATGAGCCCGTGGGCGATGCCCGCCTCGGCCCCGACGTCGCGCAGGGTGACGCCGGCGAAGCCCTTCTGGGCGACGACGACGAGGGTCGCCCGCAGAATCTGCTCGCGCCGCTCATCCGACGTCTTGCGCTCGGCCATGCGTCGAGCATAGGCGGTTGTGCGCGGTCTTGTCCGGGTGGATAACGGGATGCTAGTGTGTTGTCCAACTGGACAATAACGAACGAAAGGTGTCTGATCGTGAACGCGCAGCAGCGAGAGGCGCGGCGTGCCCGCCTGCTCGTCCCGAGCGTGGTCGGCGCCATGGTGACGCTGTCGGCGGCGTCGTTCGTGATCTTCCCGCTGATCCCGTCGCTACAGGACGACCTCGGGGTCTCGACCGCGCAGATCGGCTACCTCGCCGCCGCGGGCTTCGGTGCGGCCCTCATCGCCGAACTCATCGTGGCGCCCGCCGCCGACCGCGGGCACGCGCGCCTCATGGCGATCATCGGCGTCGTGATGGTCGCCGGGTCGCTCGCGCTCAGCGCCCTCGCGACGAGCGGACTTCAGTTGATCGCCGGGCGCGCCGTCGGCGGTTTCGGCTTCGGCATCTTCGTGATCGCGGCGAGCGCCCTGCTCGTGCGGCACGACCACAAGCGCAGCGGCGAACTGCTCGGGCGCCTCGGCGCCGGCGAGCTCGCCGGCATCGCGCTCGGGCCGCTGGCGTCGGGGTTGGCGCTGGCGGTGGCCAGGCCGAGTGTGATCCTCGCCGTGTCGGCGGGTGTCGTCATGCTCGCGCTCGTGCCGGTGCTGCTCGGGTTCCGAGAGGCGGCGGCGACGGACGCCAAACCGTCGCGAAGCCGCACCGGTTTCGAGGGCGACCACGCGCATCCCGAGACCGGGGGCATCGCCGCCGGCGTGCTCGGATTCGACGTGACCGACGCCGACCGCACGCAGCGGTTCGGCTCGGCGGCACCCCGCACGGGGCTCGACCTGCTGCACTCGCCGCGCATCGTCGGCATCGTGCTGCTGTACGCGGCGGTGATGATTCCGACGGGGGCATACGACGGCATCTGGCCGCGCTACATGGCCGACATCGGTGCGGGGCCCGTGCTGATCGCCGCGAGCTACGCGATCTTCG
The sequence above is a segment of the Microcella alkaliphila genome. Coding sequences within it:
- a CDS encoding LytR/AlgR family response regulator transcription factor, which encodes MTEPLRLLVADDERPALDELLALLGADPRVGELVPASTGSEALRILSDDPAIDAALLDIHMPGLSGLDLARALTRFERRPPVVFVTADDESAVDAFDLEAVDYVLKPVRAERLARAVGRLVDAVADARGAPLTAPTAVLGAGPEHPADDLIAVTLGSTTRMVRRDAIQYAEAQGDYVRLHTADGGFLVRVPLGDLEQRWAGAGFVRVHRSYLVALAHVTRLQLAGSGPTVTVGATALPVSRRLLPGLRERLDELTVRRS
- a CDS encoding heavy metal transporter yields the protein MNARPARVRVTAPRPGEPLHAVAADEVGPAPDSAERVLVSTLIRSQLRLAILCALGFAGALAAVAAVAALPALSAADAPTVAGVPVGWLVLAFGAYPPLVAIAALAVTAANRAEDQYRALAERDGEDP
- a CDS encoding cation acetate symporter; the protein is MSVVAAPASGATPAAFGYSAIVIVTLLTVLVGALAVRLSRTTSDFYVASRTVPPWLNASAIGGEYLSAASVLGVAGLILLQGAAGLWFPIGYAAGYLMLLLFVAAPLRRSGAYTVPDFTGARLRSRSVRRATSVLVIVIGWFYIVPQLQGAALTVSIATGLPPWAGSVAVAVIVGVIVAAGGMRSITFVQAFQFWLKLTAVAVPAVVMLVVVGGRDLGAAAATAFPAALGPAAVDPYATASLALALLLGTLGLPHVLVRFTTNPDGAAARRTTLITVILLVAFYVFPTTIGMLGRAFAPDLATAGSADSVALVLPGRLVDGLAGELLGALIVAGAFGAFLSTSSGLVVSLAGVISQEVAGGTVRGFRVAALASTLVPLLVVLLIEPAGLAGSVGLVFAFTASTLSPLLVLGVWWRGLTARGALAGMLTGAVSCALAVGLGVLRVPGARGSGDAGTGGALAEAAPLAADWAPWLQSALATPAAWTIPLAVLVTVLVSRFGGGAPPADVDRILARLHLPERRRPEAR
- a CDS encoding DMT family transporter, with translation MSDERAAGGGDGDEAERLPAPATAAGALGPAEPALPAQPTGGGRASGDLRIALQFTAAGVVWGASFLFIAVGLEGLSPAQIATGRTVFGALTLGIIVLVTREKLPREWRIWAHMTVVALTLCVFPYLLFGWAQQSVSSGLASVYNATTPLMTALMAGLVIRVERLTREQILGLVVGLAGVLVIIAPWAGVDLRGGVVPQLALLGATACYGFSLAYLRRFLQGTGLSGVMLALLNVGIAAVIMLALTPIIGTDPITLDIWIVGSIVLLGVFGTGLAYAWNQNVVRAWGATRAATVTYISPVVGVALGILVLGEVLVWNEPVGAALIFLGILLAQRRLRLPRRPR
- a CDS encoding chorismate mutase gives rise to the protein MDDAARTELASLRKSIDNIDAALVHLLAERFKCTQAVGRLKAATGMAPSDPERERVQIARLRALAEAAELDPAFAEKFLTFIVAEVIHHHEQIAGQTPHAE
- a CDS encoding CDGSH iron-sulfur domain-containing protein, whose translation is MSDEAVEVFACPNGPFLVRGDITLDVDDADNPGGGAQRDQRRVVALCRCGASSIRPYCDGTHKVIGFRTVPPAR
- a CDS encoding iron-containing redox enzyme family protein, producing MRLPLPRGPVSAALFAVIGSPVGAPPIVSDLPEQIDRAVGASGDILVDGDLQLSLFVLYELHYGGIAGVDERWEWDPALLACRASIEAGFEAALRERVETIAQTLFALTAEGDEPGLSHYVRTEATHDQVRELFIARSIYTLKEADPHSWAIPRLSGRAKSALVEVQSDEYGAGRVDRMHAVLYARAMRGAGLETQYGHYLDQVDARILTSVNTMSLFGLHRRLRGAIAGHLAAFEMTSSLPNQRIAAGLRRLGYGDDVVDYFDEHVEADAVHEQIAGRDLAGGLVEAEPELAADVLFGAAACLAVDGWASEHMLAAWQDGRSGLRPAPRIHRATISVPKRRIPSTRRKTSRGA
- a CDS encoding glycosyltransferase family 2 protein, with the protein product MYSDSALPSAADTGPTEVARGGSDRPIADLSIVIPVRDDAEFLSRCLDALAAQTVGPREVIVVDNDSSDSTAVVAQQAGARVITQTEVGIPISSATGYDAASGRFIARLDADSVPHERWIENVVGVFAEHPEAVAVTGSGVLETEDGEQRPHASRAYLDPYFALVRLALAHEPVFGSAMAIRRWAWERISGEVCRHDATVHDDMDLSIHLPPQAVVVRDARLTIAVSARPMDSKRSMAYRVWRGVYSLAKHYPQELPLNRWMRRARVHYRARTAEPSR
- a CDS encoding adenylosuccinate synthase, which translates into the protein MPAAVIIGAQWGDEGKGKATDLLAGRIDYVVKFNGGNNAGHTVVVGDEKYALHLLPSGILTDGVTPVIANGVVIDIEVLFGELEALSARGVDVSKLLISANAHVITHYHRTLDKVTERFLGKRQIGTTGRGIGPTYADKINRVGIRIQDLFDENILRQKVEAALDQKNHLLVKVFNRRAITVDEIVDDLLSYAERLRPMVADTALVLHEALERGETVLFEGGQATMLDVDHGTYPFVTSSNATAGGAATGAGIGPNRIDRVIGIVKAYTTRVGAGPFPTELFDESGEFLRKTGFEFGTTTGRPRRCGWYDAPIARYTARINGVTDFVMTKLDVLTGLERIPVCVAYEVDGERFDEVPVSQSDFHHATPIYEEFPGWSEDITGARTFEDLPENAQKYVLAIEAMSGARISAIGVGPGRDAIVVRHDLLD
- a CDS encoding TetR/AcrR family transcriptional regulator codes for the protein MAERKTSDERREQILRATLVVVAQKGFAGVTLRDVGAEAGIAHGLIRHYFAGRDELVAAAFDYAVTAELASDHALLDGLEPVAALAGWLSATPENHYLVWIDAWSEAPRTPALAAALDRHHRDCERILADQIARAVAAGAATSDNPDEDARMLTAIADGVAVQHHAMGIVDVDEANAIVFAAAEQRLGLEPGSLARANPAPARGQWVEG
- a CDS encoding MFS transporter; this encodes MNAQQREARRARLLVPSVVGAMVTLSAASFVIFPLIPSLQDDLGVSTAQIGYLAAAGFGAALIAELIVAPAADRGHARLMAIIGVVMVAGSLALSALATSGLQLIAGRAVGGFGFGIFVIAASALLVRHDHKRSGELLGRLGAGELAGIALGPLASGLALAVARPSVILAVSAGVVMLALVPVLLGFREAAATDAKPSRSRTGFEGDHAHPETGGIAAGVLGFDVTDADRTQRFGSAAPRTGLDLLHSPRIVGIVLLYAAVMIPTGAYDGIWPRYMADIGAGPVLIAASYAIFAVPYVLLAGWAGRLADRRGGVSAFWRGLVILLPMIALYAVVGNPFVATGMGLIESTGQALAFVGAAAAMAHAVDPARAGTAQGLLRGIGLAAATVAAAVSGVAYQAGGQALLFGGTAVVVAVVAGVGLLLARMRVRRSR